Proteins from a single region of Festucalex cinctus isolate MCC-2025b chromosome 19, RoL_Fcin_1.0, whole genome shotgun sequence:
- the hivep1 gene encoding zinc finger protein 40 isoform X2 — protein MKHKIEEAQKELKEPTSSRKGISESSRRIEDSVKGLKRKKVVAENKQKKIPKSPVKKTVQLKTPETIGGDHKENTPASNSPSHNPSTSPSEKREPQDDQPVEQSPDKGESVTDNERLKQEDNKSTLSSHRPTNDEEEGSLKVVQPKDNKTQACTFDKDPYHTSAPLDVLLKAMEPDMLTLTERKTFQVTVTPKPTSTLQAQATGELSNMPAVNIGLHTQMSPMQTYYIDKQGNFIGIAAPLQDSVQASTQGDPLQSLSFANQHFIPVASSPEKPSLNVSFNAGLSTISHAPAPSGSNALPKSQPPIVQTCQSLSASVPSTIQVPVTPGNNHVQITTVMNFGSEQVSKDQKPKKPGKYVCEYCNRACAKPSVLLKHIRSHTGERPYPCVTCGFSFKTKSNLYKHKKSHAHAIKLGLFARSESGGPPLSQDSDKALGTQSEAEESGDSDDDGSTVDLDPESSQGSAAALSENSIQSAGTNQANYGEIDSTAVFDSMKPAPAQRGHEPKVTAVLPKVVVYPVNVSPLRADSPRFTGAAPEQAASQRQREFPNVNPRANITVLSSLKEAVGTSPSLDTVSEDEDQQCKSPLISGHGQLQRQQATDFSQQQQAKCLLSPRSLGSTDSGYFSRSESADQAMSPPSPFVKITPLAEIDISRKDSPNVPPVVSTVMHVAAEQRSQAKEGQMRPPLETKALSLEERISKLISDNEAVVDNKQLDSVKPRRTSLSRRGSIDSPKSYIFKDSFQFDLKPIGRRSSSSSDIPKSPFTPTEKAKPVFLLSVPSQYPQMECLPITRSNSMPTTPGHSALPLNIPHLPHPLRICHSFDDKSSVSDDVFSSAPSTPNPAIHSRTLVRQAAVEDFSNSDGHRLPTVRSMDDAYHGANNSTEHMQRSRSFEHSQERQRKLQQNKGTMYECETCRNRYRKLENFETHKKFYCSELHGPKNKPHVVKETDQDVFHINMQTNVVPRSTSGLGFIEQQTSFRKRRKMKSVGDEDDQSPTDINPPCSVTFDSCQSLTTFGNQSFAQHTVMVDIQPKNNQPKLPQIQLVARGASASESRLSPIRETQISTSAKTEMQRQRSGTSVIRHTNSLSRPSSFETESTDRSSPLDSRENDPQKSKADVTTTDVYLEKLPNKATQADSRNQRMGQCTDSTAAVTAETSTPAQQCRLVRQNNIQVPEILVTEEPDREHETQPSEQTEKPTDQFSWPHRSESLSKLPAEKLPPKKKRIRLAQMDHSSAESSLESSLSRSLSRDSTLSHCSSISTSFDREETSRSESPSGGECASRITEGQPKVFSTLGVPGAMRRAASEQITCTQPSVEILCDYRSKSFDYVNVSPRRGQSPVGYRKSGPNTQAAQVPLIERRRGPLVRQMSLKICPDNQQSVRKAAINLDKAPITNINQNRSQIHIVPSSNRFTTQPFIIHSEELPLQNNEQMVQSIHLGSPTQQPQVYGLPHPWHQTSRVQVCQQVQQPASQIVVGSEKALNKPADMGDGKCLVPKYQLQCPTQRPSQTFSEVLQNVYPNQPSHYSDVEKKSVVLAVEQQRVSNIQTQAGGNPLPQILITHEQMHTAPSVSSKSPHPTAHIVDTEVHASPIVKKDWTPSVSLHTKSAERPSSLGSLHCTPKLASVTLCPQQEPIASSKRMLSPANSLDIYMEKHQKRAKDENGVACLTDGRSVNYLNSTLSEVTRQRKLTLVRQVCTTEPGDSPIETEAPPLPQVKTDTEKDLDDVKPMSPDSTGLGKDTSGVISEEAPSVVNATSPDRQAASMPAGHSPKPHVKVEEHRRNLVKSPIRPSSFHGGHVKLPTSVSVVNTKDGHRLSFPSLKTTTTFTWCFLMRRKPLHTLQTDQKTSAYAAWAVKPNNPNPLGLSTKVVMSLLDSKQSSKKIHYTSAIKTSGKSDILSYSGKLKDVMPRVPVPQKSRSVEARSKAQVETHSSNESDKEVAPKSEPRRIKIFDGGYKSNEEYVYVRGRGRGKYICEECGIRCKKPSMLRKHIRTHSDVRPYHCIHCNFSFKTKGNLTKHMKSKAHSKKCMEMGVPNGLSEDQDAEDSGDRSQVSSVDRQDSDGDDSEGPDEEENDDNDEEEDDSQAESGLSTNPSVSASPQHIPSKETEVPPSALLAQMSISSLVQPPAPDPHASDSVLIMNPLPLSKQYSISGYCPSLTPICNSLPAATGAATESNLSDAESVHMMSPVSPCRQMSIDYPDCDCPISPPATGSGFPPCQDPSSATHPLAKTECGLPVDRGTQTSTSQSPTHAPLQGFSHPLRMETQTHLFSHLPTHSQQPFRPPCSLLPVGGIQLVPAGLAAYSTFVPIQAGPVQLTIPAVSVIHRNASPRTGPNFSPRPDHTRTQSLVIQEPIGNVVPCFPIGQVQGQAVQPVGLETLSLMGLASSQGVALQVLAASPTSQSSTGTQTHMPGLQIVNIALPAIIPSLSPLPNRSPLPWLSDKQGGPDVLGVQPSQTESPSVCMAYLRPPSLPVSTTAGLDSDSKQILDKAEREKASPSLANSAASPKRGVERASPSWQKVIDAYNEVSSDDEDRLVIAT, from the exons ATAAAATCGAGGAGGCCCAGAAAGAGCTGAAAGAACCGACAAGCTCAAGGAAAG GTATATCTGAAAGCAGTCGGCGGATCGAAGATAGCGTCAAAGGCTTGAAGAGGAAAAAGGTTGTCGCAGAGAACAAGCAAAAGAAAATTCCGAAATCGCCAGTGAAGAAAACAGTGCAGTTGAAAACTCCTGAAACTATCGGAGGAGACCACAAGGAAAATACACCTGCTTCCAACAGTCCTTCCCATAACCCTTCGACATCACCGAGCGAGAAAAGAGAACCACAGGATGATCAACCTGTTGAACAATCCCCTGACAAAGGGGAATCGGTCACTGACAATGAAAGGCTAAAGCAAGAGGACAACAAATCAACGCTGTCATCACACAGACCAACCAATGATGAGGAAGAGGGTTCTCTAAAAGTGGTACAACCAAAGGACAATAAAACCCAAGCTTGCACATTTGATAAGGATCCTTACCACACCAGCGCTCCCCTCGATGTCCTTCTGAAGGCGATGGAGCCTGACATGCTGACACTTACCGAGAGGAAGACCTTCCAAGTCACAGTTACTCCAAAACCAACTTCTACCCTTCAAGCTCAAGCCACGGGCGAATTATCAAACATGCCAGCTGTTAATATTGGTCTCCATACTCAAATGTCTCCTATGCAGACGTATTATATTGACAAACAGGGTAATTTCATTGGCATCGCAGCACCGTTACAGGACAGCGTACAGGCATCTACACAGGGTGACCCTTTGCAGTCGTTATCATTTGCAAATCAACATTTTATTCCTGTTGCATCTAGCCCGGAAAAGCCGAGCCTTAACGTGAGTTTTAATGCTGGACTGTCTACTATATCTCATGCGCCGGCTCCCTCAGGCTCAAACGCATTGCCAAAAAGCCAACCTCCAATTGTGCAAACCTGCCAGTCGCTCTCAGCAAGTGTGCCCAGCACCATTCAGGTCCCAGTTACACCTGGAAACAATCATGTTCAGATTACAACCGTGATGAATTTTGGGTCTGAGCAGGTTTCCAAAGACCAAAAGCCCAAGAAGCCGGGAAAATATGTTTGCGAATACTGCAACCGGGCGTGCGCAAAACCCAGCGTGCTGCTCAAGCATATCAGGTCTCACACAGGAGAAAGACCATACCCTTGTGTAACTTGcggtttttccttcaaaaccaaGAGCAACTTGTACAAGCACAAGAAATCACATGCTCATGCTATAAAACTCGGTCTCTTTGCACGCTCTGAATCGGGAGGTCCGCCGCTATCGCAAGATTCCGACAAAGCCCTTGGAACTCAGTCGGAGGCGGAGGAGAGCGGAGACAGCGATGACGACGGAAGTACCGTCGATCTGGATCCGGAGTCATCGCAAGGCAGTGCAGCAGCTTTGTCGGAAAATAGCATCCAGAGTGCTGGAACAAACCAAGCAAACTATGGAGAAATTGACTCAACAGCTGTTTTTGACTCAATGAAACCAGCTCCTGCTCAAAGAGGTCACGAGCCCAAAGTGACAGCTGTGTTACCAAAGGTTGTCGTATACCCAGTTAATGTTTCACCCCTGAGGGCAGACAGCCCTCGGTTTACCGGCGCCGCACCCGAACAAGCTGCTTCGCAACGGCAACGAGAGTTTCCGAACGTTAACCCGAGAGCTAACATCACGGTTCTGTCATCTCTGAAAGAGGCGGTAGGTACAAGTCCCTCACTAGATACCGTGAGCGAAGATGAAGACCAACAATGTAAGTCGCCACTTATAAGTGGGCACGGTCAGCTTCAGAGGCAACAAGCAACAGACTTTTCTCAACAGCAACAAGCAAAGTGTCTACTTAGCCCCCGTAGTTTGGGAAGTACAGATTCTGGCTATTTCTCTCGCTCGGAAAGTGCCGACCAAGCAATGAGCCCGCCTAGTCCATTTGTAAAGATAACACCCCTGGCTGAAATAGACATATCCAGAAAGGATAGTCCCAATGTCCCTCCTGTTGTTTCTACAGTAATGCACGTAGCAGCAGAGCAGAGGTCACAAGCCAAAGAGGGACAGATGCGCCCTCCGTTAGAGACAAAAGCCCTTTCTCTTGAAGAAAGAATTTCAAAGCTGATCTCTGATAATGAGGCGGTGGTAGACAACAAGCAATTGGATAGCGTGAAACCAAGGCGGACATCTCTGTCAAGGAGAGGCAGCATCGATTCTCCAAAATCCTACATATTTAAAGATTCCTTTCAATTTGACCTTAAACCAATTGGAAGAAGGTCAAGCTCAAGTTCAGACATTCCCAAGTCCCCATTCACTCCCACAGAAAAAGCAAAGCCGGTGTTTCTTCTCTCCGTCCCTTCTCAATACCCCCAAATGGAATGCTTGCCGATAACGAGGAGTAACTCTATGCCCACTACACCAGGGCACTCAGCTCTTCCACTCAATATTCCGCACCTGCCCCACCCTTTGCGAATTTGTCATTCATTTGATGATAAAAGTTCAGTCAGCGACGACGTATTTTCATCCGCACCATCAACTCCCAACCCAGCCATACATTCTCGGACCTTGGTCAGACAAGCTGCGGTGGAGGATTTTTCCAACAGCGACGGGCACAGACTTCCTACAGTTCGCTCTATGGATGACGCATATCACGGTGCAAATAATAGCACGGAGCACATGCAAAGAAGTCGATCTTTTGAGCACAGTCAGGAAAGGCAAAGAAAACTTCAGCAAAATAAAGGCACAATGTATGAGTGCGAAACATGTCGAAACCGGTACAGAAAGTTAGAGAACTTTGAAACGCACAAGAAATTTTACTGCTCAGAACTTCATGGGCCCAAGAACAAACCTCATGTTGTTAAAGAAACAGATCAAGACGTGTTTCATATCAACATGCAAACAAACGTAGTTCCTAGGTCAACAAGTGGCCTAGGATTCATCGAACAGCAGACATCATTCAGAAAGAGgaggaaaatgaaaagtgtcgGAGATGAGGACGACCAATCGCCAACTGACATAAATCCACCTTGTTCAGTGACTTTTGATTCGTGCCAGTCACTGACAACCTTCGGAAATCAATCTTTTGCCCAGCATACTGTAATGGTTGATATACAACCCAAAAACAACCAGCCAAAGCTACCTCAAATTCAACTTGTAGCACGGGGTGCAAGCGCTTCAGAATCAAGACTGTCACCAATTCGAGAGACTCAGATCAGCACCTCTGCTAAAACAGAAATGCAGAGGCAAAGAAGCGGTACTTCGGTCATTAGACACACCAACTCTCTCAGCAGACCTAGTTCATTTGAGACCGAATCTACAGATAGGAGTTCTCCATTGGACAGTAGAGAAAACGACCCCCAGAAATCCAAAGCAGATGTAACAACAACTGATGTTTACCTTGAAAAGTTACCAAACAAGGCTACACAAGCCGATTCCAGGAATCAAAGAATGGGGCAATGCACTGATAGTACTGCGGCAGTCACAGCAGAAACTTCTACACCTGCCCAACAGTGTCGTCTAGTTCGTCAAAATAACATCCAGGTTCCTGAAATTTTGGTCACCGAAGAGCCCGACAGAGAACACGAAACGCAGCCTTCTGAGCAGACAGAAAAGCCGACAGATCAATTTAGCTGGCCACACAGAAGTGAGAGTTTGTCTAAGCTACCGGCAGAGAAACTTCCACCAAAAAAGAAGAGAATCCGTCTTGCTCAAATGGACCACTCGTCGGCCGAATCAAGTTTGGAGTCAAGTCTCTCGCGAAGCCTGAGCAGAGATAGTACTCTGTCGCACTGTTCCAGCATTTCAACATCTTTTGACAGAGAAGAAACGTCAAGATCAGAAAGTCCTTCAGGAGGCGAATGTGCCAGCAGAATTACAGAAGGTCAACCAAAGGTCTTCAGCACACTTGGCGTACCGGGAGCGATGAGGCGTGCGGCGTCCGAACAGATTACTTGCACTCAGCCCTCGGTAGAAATTTTATGCGACTACCGTAGCAAGTCTTTTGACTATGTCAATGTTTCGCCCAGAAGAGGTCAATCACCAGTCGGTTATAGGAAAAGTGGACCAAACACCCAAGCTGCCCAAGTTCCACTTATTGAAAGGAGGCGGGGGCCATTAGTTCGCCAAATGTCTCTAAAGATCTGCCCAGATAATCAACAGTCTGTTCGGAAAGCTGCCATAAATCTTGACAAAGCCCCAAttacaaatataaaccaaaaccGCTCCCAAATTCATATAGTCCCAAGTTCAAACAGATTTACAACCCAGCCTTTCATCATCCATTCTGAAGAGTTACCCCTGCAAAATAATGAACAAATGGTCCAAAGTATTCATCTGGGGAGCCCAACACAGCAGCCTCAAGTCTATGGCCTTCCTCACCCTTGGCATCAAACATCCAGAGTCCAAGTATGCCAACAGGTACAACAACCCGCGAGCCAGATTGTTGTCGGAAGTGAGAAGGCCCTAAACAAGCCAGCTGACATGGGAGACGGTAAATGCCTTGTGCCCAAATACCAATTGCAATGTCCTACTCAAAGgccaagtcaaacattttcagAGGTACTCCAAAACGTCTATCCGAATCAACCCAGTCATTATTCAGACGTTGAGAAAAAGTCTGTTGTTTTGGCAGTTGAACAGCAAAGAGTCTCAAACATTCAGACCCAGGCAGGCGGCAATCCGTTGCCACAGATCCTAATAACTCATGAGCAGATGCACACTGCTCCCTCGGTCTCCAGCAAAAGTCCCCATCCAACTGCTCATATCGTAGATACTGAAGTTCATGCTTCACCAATTGTTAAAAAGGATTGGACTCCAAGTGTTAGTCTTCATACTAAATCAGCTGAGAGGCCGTCATCTCTGGGTTCTTTACACTGCACGCCGAAACTTGCATCAGTGACGCTTTGCCCACAACAGGAGCCAATTGCTTCGAGTAAAAGAATGTTGTCACCCGCCAACAGTTTGGACATCTACATGGAAAAGCATCAGAAACGTGCTAAGGATGAAAACGGCGTGGCCTGCCTAACTGATGGCAGATCAGTCAATTACCTGAATTCCACTTTATCTGAAGTGACCCGGCAGCGGAAACTAACGCTCGTTAGGCAGGTGTGTACAACTGAACCGGGTGATAGTCCAATTGAGACGGAGGCTCCTCCTTTGCCTCAAGTTAAAACAGACACAGAGAAGGATCTTGATGATGTCAAGCCAATGTCACCTGACAGTACCGGTCTGGGAAAAGACACGAGCGGCGTTATTTCAGAAGAGGCTCCCTCCGTTGTCAATGCGACTTCGCCCGATCGCCAGGCTGCCTCCATGCCAGCCGGTCACTCCCCGAAGCCTCACGTGAAAGTGGAAGAACATCGGCGGAACCTCGTCAAATCGCCCATAAGACCGTCAAGTTTCCATGGAGGTCACGTAAAACTGCCCACATCTGTTTCCGTGGTTAACACAAAAGACGGTCATCGGCTGTCTTTCCCCAGCCTGAAGACGACGACCACTTTCACTTGGTGCTTTTTGATGAGGAGGAAACCACTTCACACCCTACAGACTGACCAGAAAACTTCAGCGTATGCCGCTtgggctgtcaaaccaaacaaCCCAAACCCACTTGGCTTGTCCACAAAGGTGGTCATGTCTCTCCTTGACTCCAAACAGAGTTCAAAGAAAATCCACTACACCTCGGCTATAAAAACTTCTGGAAAATCTGATATCTTGTCTTACTCTGGCAAGCTGAAAGATGTCATGCCAAGG GTGCCGGTGCCCCAGAAGAGCAGATCAGTTGAAGCTAGAAGTAAAGCTCAAGTGGAAACTCATTCCAGCAATGAGTCTGATAAGGAGGTGGCGCCAAAATCAGAGCCAAGACGGATCAAAATCTTTGATGGAGG ATATAAATCAAACGAAGAGTATGTTTATGTACGTGGGAGAGGGCGCGGTAAATACATCTGTGAGGAATGTGGGATCCGCTGTAAGAAGCCCAGCATGTTGCGCAAACACATTCGCACCCACTCCGATGTTCGGCCGTATCACTGCATCCACTGCAACTTCTCCTTCAAGACCAAAG GAAATCTCACCAAGCATATGAAGTCCAAGGCGCACAGTAAGAAATGCATGGAGATGGGGGTGCCCAATGGACTCTCCGAAGATCAAGATGCAGAGGATTCAG GAGATCGCAGTCAAGTGAGCAGCGTCGACCGCCAAGATTCAGACGGCGACGACTCCGAAGGTcccgacgaggaagagaacgacGACAACGATGAGGAAGAAGACGACAGCCAAGCCGAGTCCGGCCTGTCCACAAACCCTTCCGTGTCCGCCAGCCCGCAGCATATTCCGTCAAAAGAGACCGAAGTCCCTCCCAGCGCCCTCCTGGCCCAAATGTCAATCAGCTCCCTCGTGCAGCCGCCAGCTCCTGACCCCCACGCGTCGGACTCGGTCCTCATCATGAACCCTTTGCCGCTCAGCAAGCAGTACTCGATCTCTGGCTACTGCCCGAGCTTGACGCCCATCTGCAACTCTCTGCCCGCTGCCACCGGCGCCGCAACGGAGTCCAATTTGTCCGACGCGGAGTCAGTGCACATGATGAGTCCGGTGTCGCCATGCAGGCAGATGTCCATTGACTATCCTGACTGCGATTGTCCCATAAGCCCCCCAGCGACGGGGTCGGGCTTTCCACCATGCCAG GATCCCTCTTCTGCCACTCATCCTTTGGCAAAAACCGAGTGCGGCCTCCCAGTGGACCGAGGCACACAGACGTCCACTTCGCAAAGTCCTACGCACGCCCCCCTACAAGGTTTTTCCCACCCCCTGAGGATGGAGACCCAGACTCACCTGTTCAGTCATCTTCCTACGCACTCCCAGCAACCTTTCCGCCCCCCTTGCAGTTTGCTTCCCGTCGGCGGCATCCAATTGGTGCCTGCTGGACTGGCAGCTTATTCCACCTTTGTGCCAATTCAGGCCGGCCCCGTTCAGCTCACCATCCCAGCCGTGAGCGTCATCCACAGAAACGCCAGCCCGCGGACGGGCCCCAACTTTTCGCCCCGGCCGGATCACACGCGGACCCAGTCGCTGGTGATACAGGAACCGATCGGCAACGTGGTGCCATGTTTCCCCATAGGTCAAGTGCAGGGTCAGGCGGTGCAGCCGGTAGGTTTGGAGACGCTCAGCCTAATGGGCCTGGCGTCCAGCCAAGGGGTCGCTTTGCAGGTTTTGGCGGCGAGTCCCACCTCCCAAAGCAGCACCGGCACCCAGACGCACATGCCGGGCCTGCAGATAGTCAACATCGCCCTGCCTGCCATCATTCCCTCGCTAAGCCCGCTGCCAAACCGGAGTCCTCTACCTTGGTTGTCTGACAAGCAAGGGGGCCCTGACGTGCTTGGAGTACAACCATCTCAAACGGAGAGTCCCTCAGTTTGCATGGCATACCTGAGACCGCCCTCTTTGCCAGTCAGCACCACTGCAGGACTTGATTCAGACAGCAAACAAATTTTGGACAAGGCAGAAAGGGAGAAAGCATCACCAAGTCTGGCAAATAGCGCGGCATCCCCCAAGCGAGGTGTCGAGAGAGCATCACCCAGCTGGCAGAAGGTCATTGATGCCTATAATGAGGTTTCCAGCGATGATGAAGACAGACTGGTTATCGCCACCTGA